From a region of the Flavobacterium sediminilitoris genome:
- the ccoN gene encoding cytochrome-c oxidase, cbb3-type subunit I → MEMQQFYYDNKIVKKFLYASILFGVVGMLVGLTVAFMFIFPNMTDGIPWLSFGRLRPLHTNAVIFAFVGNAIFAGIYYSLQRLLKTRMYSDVLSNINFWGWQLIIVAAAITLPLGYTTSKEYAELEWPIDIAIAIIWVVFGINMIMTILRRRERHLYVAIWFYIATFVTVAVLHIFNSLELPVSAMKSYSVYAGVQDALVQWWYGHNAVAFFLTTPFLGLMYYFVPKAANRPVYSYRLSIIHFWSLIFLYIWAGPHHLLYTALPDWAQNLGVVFSIMLIAPSWGGMINGLLTLRGVWDKVRTEPVLKFFVVGITGYGMATFEGPMLSLKNVNAIAHFTDWIVAHVHVGALAWNGFMTFGMIYWLIPRMTKTKLYSTALANFHFWIGTLGIILYALPMYVAGFMQASMWDQFKPDGTLQYGNFLETVTEIMPFYLMRAIGGTLFVIGLLVLVYNIIRTVMAGKAVEDELAEAPALVKISSGRLKGEKFHPWLERKPIQLTILATIAILIGGIIQIVPTIMVKSNIPTISSVKPYTPLELEGRDIYIREGCNNCHSQMIRPFRSEVMRYGEYSKGGEFVYDHPFLWGSKRTGPDLAREGVPGKPNNGGRSDDWHFNHMWNPQSTSDGSIMPGYKWIIRNSLDKSSTQDKMRAMQSLGVPYTDVEVATAMDSIEKQASKIGDNLMKNKDIKKSFEEQKRLQGKEFVPVKDREIVALIAYLQRLGTDITKQDNAK, encoded by the coding sequence ATGGAGATGCAACAATTTTATTACGACAACAAAATTGTAAAGAAGTTCCTTTATGCTAGTATACTATTTGGAGTTGTAGGTATGTTAGTTGGATTAACAGTGGCATTTATGTTTATTTTTCCAAATATGACCGATGGAATTCCTTGGTTAAGTTTTGGTAGATTAAGACCATTACATACAAATGCAGTCATTTTTGCCTTTGTAGGAAATGCAATATTTGCAGGAATATATTATTCTTTACAACGTTTGTTGAAAACAAGAATGTATAGCGATGTATTAAGTAATATTAACTTTTGGGGTTGGCAATTAATTATAGTTGCAGCAGCCATTACATTACCTTTAGGATATACTACTTCAAAAGAATATGCCGAATTAGAATGGCCTATTGATATTGCAATAGCAATAATTTGGGTTGTTTTTGGTATCAATATGATTATGACAATTCTTCGTAGAAGAGAACGTCATTTATATGTTGCGATTTGGTTTTATATCGCCACTTTTGTAACAGTTGCCGTACTGCATATCTTTAATAGTTTAGAATTACCTGTTTCTGCAATGAAGAGTTACTCTGTTTATGCAGGAGTTCAAGATGCTTTAGTACAATGGTGGTATGGACATAATGCAGTAGCCTTTTTCTTAACAACACCATTCTTAGGTCTAATGTATTATTTTGTTCCAAAAGCAGCTAACAGACCTGTATATTCTTATAGATTATCAATTATTCACTTCTGGTCGTTAATTTTCTTATATATCTGGGCTGGACCACATCACTTATTGTATACAGCTTTACCAGATTGGGCTCAAAATTTAGGAGTTGTATTTTCAATCATGTTAATAGCACCATCTTGGGGAGGAATGATTAATGGATTGTTAACATTAAGAGGTGTTTGGGATAAAGTAAGAACAGAACCAGTATTAAAATTCTTCGTAGTAGGTATAACAGGTTATGGAATGGCTACATTTGAAGGACCAATGTTATCCCTTAAAAATGTAAATGCAATTGCTCACTTCACAGACTGGATTGTTGCTCACGTTCACGTAGGAGCTTTAGCATGGAACGGATTTATGACATTTGGTATGATTTATTGGTTAATACCAAGAATGACAAAAACAAAATTATATTCTACAGCATTAGCTAATTTCCATTTTTGGATAGGTACTTTAGGAATTATTTTATATGCACTTCCAATGTATGTTGCAGGATTTATGCAAGCATCTATGTGGGATCAATTTAAACCAGATGGAACATTACAATATGGAAATTTCCTTGAAACAGTTACCGAAATTATGCCTTTCTATTTAATGAGAGCAATTGGAGGAACGTTATTCGTAATAGGATTACTAGTATTAGTTTATAATATTATTAGAACTGTAATGGCAGGAAAAGCTGTTGAAGACGAATTAGCAGAAGCTCCAGCATTAGTGAAAATTTCATCAGGAAGATTAAAAGGAGAAAAATTTCACCCATGGTTAGAAAGAAAACCTATTCAATTAACCATTTTAGCAACTATTGCAATATTAATAGGAGGAATTATTCAAATTGTACCTACAATTATGGTAAAATCTAATATACCTACAATTTCAAGTGTAAAACCATATACTCCATTAGAATTAGAAGGTAGAGATATTTATATACGTGAAGGGTGTAATAACTGTCACTCACAAATGATTAGACCTTTCCGTTCAGAAGTAATGCGTTATGGAGAATATTCAAAAGGAGGAGAATTTGTTTATGATCATCCTTTCTTATGGGGATCAAAACGTACAGGACCAGATTTAGCTAGAGAAGGAGTTCCTGGTAAACCAAACAATGGTGGACGTTCAGATGATTGGCATTTTAATCACATGTGGAATCCTCAAAGTACTTCAGATGGATCTATTATGCCTGGATATAAATGGATTATCAGAAATTCATTAGACAAATCATCAACTCAAGATAAAATGAGAGCAATGCAATCTTTAGGAGTTCCTTATACTGATGTTGAAGTAGCTACTGCAATGGATTCTATAGAAAAGCAAGCCTCTAAAATAGGAGATAACTTGATGAAAAATAAAGACATTAAAAAATCTTTTGAAGAACAAAAAAGATTACAAGGTAAAGAGTTTGTTCCAGTAAAAGACAGAGAAATTGTAGCCTTAATTGCTTATTTGCAACGTTTAGGAACTGATATAACAAAACAAGATAACGCTAAATAA
- the ccoS gene encoding cbb3-type cytochrome oxidase assembly protein CcoS, producing the protein MSVIYILITISIVVAIGFLIAFIKAVKSGQYDDDYTPSVRMLFDDELKKSSEKTIKVEKQKTI; encoded by the coding sequence ATGAGTGTAATTTATATATTAATCACAATCAGTATAGTTGTTGCTATTGGCTTTTTGATTGCTTTTATAAAGGCAGTAAAAAGTGGTCAATATGATGATGATTATACACCATCGGTCAGAATGTTATTTGACGATGAATTAAAAAAGAGTTCTGAAAAAACAATAAAAGTAGAAAAACAAAAAACAATCTAA